The region GGCCGACGGAAGGGTCGTGCGCTGCATCGAGGGGCCTTTCACCTCAAGAGATAGGGCATGTTGACCGTGACCGCGCCGGTGGGACAGCGGGCGGCGCACGGGCCGCAGTACCAGCACTCGTCGACGTGCATGTACGCCTTACCGCTGTCGGGGTGGATCGCGAGGGAGTCGAGGGGGCACATGTCCACGCACAGGGTGCAGCCGTCGATGCACTTGGACTCGTCGATCGTCACGGGCACATCGGCACGTTGGGGCGCCAGCGGCATGGCTGTCTCCAGAAAGGGCGTGAAGGGGCGAAAGGTGGTCGCGGGGGAGGCGGTCGGGGAGGCTCAGGCGGTGCGGCGCAACTGGCCGCTCATGGTGATCCGGTCGCCGCGGAACCGGATGAACTCCAGGTCCACCGGGCGTCCATCGCACAGATGGGTGAGCCGCTCCAGCATCAGGACCGCCGCACCGCGCGGGGCCTGCAGAACGGCGGCCGAGTGGGCGTCGGCGTTGACGGCCTCGAGGGTGATCCCGGCGGTGCCCAGGGACTGTCCGGTGATCTTCTCGATCAGCCGGAAGACATCGGTGTTCTCCAGATCGGCGCCGATCAGCTCGGCGCCGATGTCCATCGGGAGGTAGGTGAGGTCGAGGGAGAGCGGGAGTCCGCCGAGCCGGCGCAGCCGCTCGACGTAGAGGACATCGGTACGGGCGGGGACGCACAGCCGGTCGGCGACGCAGGCGGGCGCGGGGACCGGGCCGACGGTGCGCACCTCATTGGTGACCCGGCCGTGTTCGTGAAGGGTCTCGGCCAGGCCCATCAGCCGGTCGAGGCCGTGCGGGTACTTCTCGGCGACGACGACCGTGCCCACCCCGGGCTGCCGCTCCACCAGGCGCTCGGCGCGCAGCAGGTCGAGCGCCTGGCGCACGGTGTTGCGGGAGGCGCCGTAGTCCTGGCCGAGCGCGTCCTCCAGGGGAAGTACGCCTCCGGGGAAGCCGCCGGTGAGGACCTGGTGGCGGAGGAGATCGGCGAGTTGCCGTGCCCGGTCGGCGCGGAGCCGCCGGCGGCGCGCGGCGGCGACCGGCGGGGCGTGCTCGCGGGGGCGTTCGGCTGGCATCGGCCGGCTCCGGGGTTTGCTGGTCGGCGGGATCGTACGGGGACCATACCGACGGGGCCGGGCCGATGGTGTTGCCGAAGTGTTGCGCCACCTGATGGCGGCTTTCGTACCGCTGCCGCCTGCGGTTTTGTCGCCGCGGCGGCAAGATCTGCCACTGCGCGCGGCGGGCCCCTGGCGCGGTGGTGCGCCAGGGGCCCGGGCGCCGGACGGGGCCGGCGCCGTGGTTCAGCCGGTCGGGAGGTCGGTCGGGATGCCGCTCGGCAGATCGGTCGGGATGCCGGAGGGAAGCGACGTCGGCAGGCCCGAGGGAAGGTCGCTGGGCGAGGTCGCCTTGACGAAGGTGTCGTTCTTGGCGAGGGCGTCCCAGTCGACCGTGAGGGTCTTGCCGTCCGCGCCCAGGGTGACCTTGCCCGCGCTGCGCTCGGTGTTGCCGTCGGCGCACTTGAGCATGAGCATCTTCCCGCCCATGTCGGCGTATTCGCCGTTGCAGATGTGCTTGCCGGCCATCAGGACGGCCTGCTTGCCGCTGATGGACAGGATGACGGCCTCGTCACCGGACTTCGCCACATAGGTGCCGGAGACCTTCGCGTCCGCGCCCCCCTCCGCCGGGGCGCTCGACGCGGAGGATGGGTCCTTGGAGGTGTCCTTCTTGTCGTCGCCTCCGTCGCTGCCACATGCGGTCAGTAGCAGGGCGGCCGCCGCCACCGTGCCGGCGATGCCCACTGTCTTGTTCACGTGTCTCTCCTCGATCGTCAGGGCGGGAGCACGACAAATTAGCAGCCGTGTCAGGGCGTGGCCGGGACGACCTGGCCGGTCACCTCGCCCAGGCCGATACGGACCCCCTGCGGGCCCGGCGCCCAGGCCGTGATGGTCACTTCGTCACCGTCCTCCAGGAACGTCCGGGTGGCGTCGGGGAGACGCAGGGGCCGGCGGCCGCCCCAGGTGAGTTCGAGGAGACAGCCGAGCTCGTCCGGGCGCGGCCCGCTGACCGTGCCGGAGGCGAAGACGTCGCCGGTGCGCAGCGAGGCGCCGTTCACCGTCAGATGCGCGAGCTGCTGGGCCGCGGTCCAGTACATGGCGGAGAAGGGCGGACGGGAGACCGTGTGGCCGTTGAGGGCGACCTCGAGACGCAGATCGAGCCCGCCGGGCTCGGCGGCGCTGTCGTCCAGGTAGGGGAGGGGCGGGACGTCGCGGGCGGGCGGGCTGGTACGGGCGGCGGTGAGGGCCTCCAGCGGGGTGACCCACGCGGCAAGGGAGGTGGCGAAGGACTTGCCGAGGAAGGGGCCGAGCGGGCGGTACTCCCATGCCTGGATGTCGCGCGCGGACCAGTCGTTGAGGAGACAGACGCCGAAGACGTGGTCGTGGAACCCGGAGAGGGGCACCGGTGTATTAACAGTGGAAGGGGCGCCGACGACGAAGGCCACCTCCGCCTCGAAGTCGAGGCGCAGGGAGGGGCCGAAGACCGGAGTGGAGGAGGAAGCGTGTGGTGCGGAGGTATCGGCCGGGGGCAGATGCTGGCCCTGTGGGCGGACGATGGGCGTGCCCGAGACGACGATGGTGCCGGCCCGGCCGTGGTAGCCGATCGGCATGTGCTTCCAGTTGGGGGTGAGCGCGTCGCCGTCGGGGCGGAAGATCCTGCCCGTGTTGGTGGCGTGGTGCTCGCTCGCATAGAAGTCGGCGTAGTCGGCCACCTCGAAGGGGAGATGGAGCGCGACGGTGGGGAGGGGGTGCATCAGGGGCTCGATGGTCGACCGGTGCGCCGGGTCGGTGAGCCAGTCGAGCACCTCGGCGCGGACGGCCTGCCAGACCGGGCGGCCCGCGGCCATCAGCGGGTTGAGGGTGTCGGCACCGAGCTGTTCGGCGTGCGGAGAGGCGGCGGCGGCCGCGGCGGCGCCGGCGTCCAGCACATGGTTTCCGTAGCGCACCCCGATTTTCCGCAGATGAGGAGCGTGCGGCGTGGTGAAGACGCCATAGGGGAGGTTGTGCGGGCCGAAGGGGTCGCCTTCGGGCAGGTCCAGCGGGGATCGCTGCGGCATCGGGGCTGCCTCGCCTTCTCCTGGTCACTGCTGGGGGTGCAGCACACCCTAAGGCGAGGGGAGTGCGGGGAAGAAAGGAAGGTGGCACCGTGTCGGCTACCCCCTAAAGAGATGGCAATGTCCGGAAAATCCTTGCTGGAGGCGGCGATTCCGAAGTAGCGTCCTTCCTCGAGGTCACGCACAGTGGGGGGGCCACTGCGCTGCGGTGACCGAGGGGGGCTCGTGGCGAGCAGTGCCGTGCCGTTCGCGGTGGACCGTTCCGTACCCGCTCTGGTCGTGAAGATCGGCCACTATCCACTGCATCACGGTGGCGTCGGAGCCATCCGGTCCCTGGGGCGTCTCGGTGTCCCCATGTACGCGGTCACCGAGGACCGCTGGACCCCGGCGGCGCTCTCACGCTATCTGGAGAGGGCCTTCGTCTGGCCGACCACCGGCAGCGAGCGGCCGGAGCGGTTGGTGGAAGGGCTGCTGCGGATAGGCCGGGCGATCGGCCGGCCGACGGTTCTGCTGCCCACGGATGAGGAAGCGGCGGTGCTGATCGCCGAGCACGCGGATCGGCTCGCCGGGGAGGGCGGCTTCCTCTTCCCTCGCGCCGAGCCCGAGTTGCCCAGGCGGCTGGCGAGCAAGCAGGGGCTGCATGAGCTGTGCGTCAAGCACGGGGTGCCCACGCCCGAGGCCGCCTTCCCGGATACCTACGCCGACGTCAAGGCGTTCGCGGCGAGCGCGCGGTTTCCGGTGGTCGCCAAGAACCGGGAGGCGTTCGAGCGGCGGAAGAAGCCCGCGGTGGGCGGCACCACCCGGATCGAGGGCCCGCGGGAGCTGATGGAGCTGGCGCGGCGGTGGGGACCGCGGCCCGGGGTGGTCCTGCAGGAGTATCTGCCGCGCGAGGACGCCGAGGACTGGATCGTGCATGGGTACTTCGACTCCCGGAGTACACCGCTGGCGATGTTCACCGGGGTCAAGGTGCGGTCCTGGCCGCCGCACGCGGGGATGACGGCATGCGCCTATGTAGTGGAGAACGAAGAGCTGGCGCGGATGGCGGCCCAGTTCGTCCAGCGGATCGGCTTCAGCGGCATCGTCGATCTGGACTGGCGCTTGGACCGGCGCGACGGGCGGTACAAGCTGCTGGACTTCAATCCGCGGATGGGCGCCCAGTTCCGGCTCTTCGAGAGCGCTGCGGGGATCGATGTCGTCCGGGCCCAGCATCTCGATCTGACGGGGCGTGCGGTCCCCGGGGCCGGGCAGCGGCCGGACCGCCGGTTCACGGTCGAGAACATCGACCTCCCCGCGCTGCTCGCCTATCGCCGCAGTGGATACATCACCCCGCACGCCCCGGCGAGGGCGAGCGGGACCGAGCTCGCCTGGGCCGCGCGGGACGACATGAAGCCGTTCTTCACCATGCTGGCCCGCTCGCTGCGGCCCGGCGCGGCCCAGCTGTACCGGCTGTGGCGCGCCAAGTGAACGCTGAACACCTTGGGGGGATTCATGAACGATCCAGTAGTGGTCATCGGGGCCGGTCCGTATGGTCTGTCGACCGCGGCTCATCTGCGCGCCCGCGGGCTGCCGGTCCGTGTCTTCGGGGATCCGATGGTGAGCTGGCGCGAGCGGATGCCCGCGGGCATGCTGCTCAAGTCCACACCGGTCGCCTCGAACATCGACGCACCGCAGCCGGGACACACCCTGCTGGACTTCTGCCATGCGATGGGCGGCCCGCGCTATGAGTCGGACTGGGACCTGATCCCCGTCGAGACCTTCTCGGCCTACGGCCTGTGGTTCCAGGAGCGGCTGGTGCCGGAGCTGGAGCGGGTGCGGGTCGTTTCGGTCGACCGGCGGGGCGGCCGGTTCGAGCTGAAGCTGGACTCGGGGGAGCAGTTCACCGCGCGCGCCGTCGTCGTCGCCAGCGGCCTCAGCGGGCTTGTCCACCTCCCCCATGAGCTGGCCGCCGCCGTACCGGACGGGCCCGCTCCCGGCGGCCCCGTCTCGCACAGTTCGCAACACCGTGACCTCGCGCGCTTCCAGGGGCGTGAGGTGGTGGTCGTCGGGGCCGGGCAGTCGGCGCTGGAGAGCGCGGTGCTGCTGGCCGAGGCGGGCGCCACCGTGCGGGTGGTGGCCCGCGGACCGCGCGCGGTCGCCTTCGGCTCCCCGCCGGACCACCAGCCCAGGCTGCGGCCCGAGTCGCCGTTCGGTCGCGCCTGGTCGCTGTACGCGCTGTCGTACCACGCCGTGGGCTTCCGGCGGCTGCCCGCACCGACCCGGGAGTACCTGGTCCGCAAGGTGCTGGGGCCCAAGGGCGCCTGGTGGCTGAGGGATCGGTTCGCCGGACGGGTGCGGGTCACCCAGGGGCGGCGGATCAGCCGGGTCACGGTGCGAGCCGATGGCCGGCCGGTGCTCAGCCTGCACGGGAGCGGCCGGGTCGGTGAGCTGGCCGCCGACCATGTGATGGCCGCGACGGGCTACCGGATGAGCGTCGCCGCGCTGGACTTCCTCGGGCCCGGGCTCCGCTCCGAGTTGGTCACCGGCGCCGGGGGACCCTGGCTCGACGCCGGATACGGCTCCTCGGTCCCCGGGCTGTACTTCACCGGGCTGCCCGCGGCGGCGAGTTTCGGTCCGGTGATGCGGTTCGTCTGCGGCACGGAGTACGCGTCGCCCCGGCTGGCGAAGGCGGTGGCCGCCGCACACGGATGAGCGCCTGCCGAGCCAACGGCCATCGGCCTGCCCGGCCGATCGCCGCCTGGGCTGATGGCCGCCTTGGCCGCTGGCCTGCCCTGGCCCCGGCCGGTGGTCCGGCCTGGCTCCTGGCCCGTCCCGGCCGGTGGCTTGCCTTGGCCGGTGGTCCGACCTGGCTCCTGGTCCGTCCCGGCCGGTGGCTTGCCTTGGCCGGTGGTCCGACCTGGCCCCTGGCCAGCTCCGGCCGGTGGCCTGCCTTGCCGAAGGCCCACCTCGACTGATGGCCGTCCCCGGCCCGTGGGCTGCCCCGGTTTGTGGGCTGCCCCGGCCCGTGGCGGCGTTGGTTGACCGGGCGGGGCGGGTCGGTTGACCGCCCTGTGGCCGGGCTCGTTGACCAGTTGGCGTGCCGGGTTGGCTGACCGGATCGTGCCCGGGTCGGTTGACCGGTCGGCGGGTCGGGCCAGTCGACCGGTCGGCGGACCGGGTTGGCTGCCCCGGCCCGTGCCGACCGGTCGCCGGGCGGGGCCAAGTCGACCGGTCGGCGGACTGGGCTGGTTGACCAGTTGGCGTGCCGGGTTGGCTGACCGGATCGTGTCCGGGGCGGCTGACCGGTCGGCGGGTCGGGTCGGCTGCCCCGGCCCGTGTCCGGGTCGGTTGACCGGTCAGCGGGCCGGGTCGGTCGACCGGTCGGCAGGCCGGGTCGGTGGGGCGGGTTGGCTGACGTGTCGGGGGCCGGGGGATGAATGATCTGCTGCGATCGCGGT is a window of Streptomyces violaceusniger Tu 4113 DNA encoding:
- a CDS encoding 4Fe-4S dicluster domain-containing protein — its product is MPLAPQRADVPVTIDESKCIDGCTLCVDMCPLDSLAIHPDSGKAYMHVDECWYCGPCAARCPTGAVTVNMPYLLR
- a CDS encoding GntR family transcriptional regulator — its product is MPAERPREHAPPVAAARRRRLRADRARQLADLLRHQVLTGGFPGGVLPLEDALGQDYGASRNTVRQALDLLRAERLVERQPGVGTVVVAEKYPHGLDRLMGLAETLHEHGRVTNEVRTVGPVPAPACVADRLCVPARTDVLYVERLRRLGGLPLSLDLTYLPMDIGAELIGADLENTDVFRLIEKITGQSLGTAGITLEAVNADAHSAAVLQAPRGAAVLMLERLTHLCDGRPVDLEFIRFRGDRITMSGQLRRTA
- the fahA gene encoding fumarylacetoacetase, producing the protein MPQRSPLDLPEGDPFGPHNLPYGVFTTPHAPHLRKIGVRYGNHVLDAGAAAAAAASPHAEQLGADTLNPLMAAGRPVWQAVRAEVLDWLTDPAHRSTIEPLMHPLPTVALHLPFEVADYADFYASEHHATNTGRIFRPDGDALTPNWKHMPIGYHGRAGTIVVSGTPIVRPQGQHLPPADTSAPHASSSTPVFGPSLRLDFEAEVAFVVGAPSTVNTPVPLSGFHDHVFGVCLLNDWSARDIQAWEYRPLGPFLGKSFATSLAAWVTPLEALTAARTSPPARDVPPLPYLDDSAAEPGGLDLRLEVALNGHTVSRPPFSAMYWTAAQQLAHLTVNGASLRTGDVFASGTVSGPRPDELGCLLELTWGGRRPLRLPDATRTFLEDGDEVTITAWAPGPQGVRIGLGEVTGQVVPATP
- a CDS encoding ATP-grasp domain-containing protein yields the protein MASSAVPFAVDRSVPALVVKIGHYPLHHGGVGAIRSLGRLGVPMYAVTEDRWTPAALSRYLERAFVWPTTGSERPERLVEGLLRIGRAIGRPTVLLPTDEEAAVLIAEHADRLAGEGGFLFPRAEPELPRRLASKQGLHELCVKHGVPTPEAAFPDTYADVKAFAASARFPVVAKNREAFERRKKPAVGGTTRIEGPRELMELARRWGPRPGVVLQEYLPREDAEDWIVHGYFDSRSTPLAMFTGVKVRSWPPHAGMTACAYVVENEELARMAAQFVQRIGFSGIVDLDWRLDRRDGRYKLLDFNPRMGAQFRLFESAAGIDVVRAQHLDLTGRAVPGAGQRPDRRFTVENIDLPALLAYRRSGYITPHAPARASGTELAWAARDDMKPFFTMLARSLRPGAAQLYRLWRAK
- a CDS encoding FAD-dependent oxidoreductase yields the protein MNDPVVVIGAGPYGLSTAAHLRARGLPVRVFGDPMVSWRERMPAGMLLKSTPVASNIDAPQPGHTLLDFCHAMGGPRYESDWDLIPVETFSAYGLWFQERLVPELERVRVVSVDRRGGRFELKLDSGEQFTARAVVVASGLSGLVHLPHELAAAVPDGPAPGGPVSHSSQHRDLARFQGREVVVVGAGQSALESAVLLAEAGATVRVVARGPRAVAFGSPPDHQPRLRPESPFGRAWSLYALSYHAVGFRRLPAPTREYLVRKVLGPKGAWWLRDRFAGRVRVTQGRRISRVTVRADGRPVLSLHGSGRVGELAADHVMAATGYRMSVAALDFLGPGLRSELVTGAGGPWLDAGYGSSVPGLYFTGLPAAASFGPVMRFVCGTEYASPRLAKAVAAAHG